AGTTAGAAGCCAGGGATAAACTGAAAAATTGGTTATACCGTATCACTCATAACACGATCATGGACTTCTATCGCTCACATCAGAATCATGAAGAGTTAGTTGATAACCAAGTGGAAGAAGAGGTGCCTGACGAAGTTGTGAACCTTCAAACCATGGGGCAGTGCTTGAGACCTATGTTTGATTGCTTACCGGAAAAGTACCGTGAAGTGATGATCCTTTCGGAATTGGATGGGTTATCTCAGCAGGCTGTTGCTGATCAGTTAGGGTTATCACTTTCTGGTACGAAAAGCCGAATCCAGCGTGGCCGGGTTAAGCTTAAAAAGATTCTCACCGACTGCTGTAATGTGGAAGCTGGGCGAGAAGGTAT
This Vibrio gallaecicus DNA region includes the following protein-coding sequences:
- the sigZ gene encoding RNA polymerase sigma factor SigZ; this encodes MLAEWLTHKDHLRSYIVKQTGDLDLADDILQEVYIKASQKIEQLEARDKLKNWLYRITHNTIMDFYRSHQNHEELVDNQVEEEVPDEVVNLQTMGQCLRPMFDCLPEKYREVMILSELDGLSQQAVADQLGLSLSGTKSRIQRGRVKLKKILTDCCNVEAGREGIIDFYPKDKCVDFAKKNGAN